The Branchiostoma floridae strain S238N-H82 chromosome 17, Bfl_VNyyK, whole genome shotgun sequence genome has a window encoding:
- the LOC118404947 gene encoding monocarboxylate transporter 12-like yields MCNVFGCRAVVMAGSVMAAAGLLSSMFVTTLPVMYLTAGVITGVGFSFMYTPCIIMVGRYFKRRRALANGLGLSGSGVGTFAFPPVFQLLIDSFGWRGSLFIVAGVTLQGCIFGALLRPIYLKDDVEKRKIVISNGRQIPSRCHRPCLSLCRLLDLSLFKNPNFVVIIVSSMLVIFGNFILFVHLVAHARNVGTAAQEAAFLVSVVGIGEMVSRIAYGWLSDTGLFPRLRGYIVCDLGLGLCLFFLPFAQTYPSMVVCSLAIGLFGGSCASQTAVFLAEFCGVTRLASAVGIAYGIQGFAILFGPPIAGRLYDVTGNYTVSFYVAGSVVMISVLMVTSLEVHRTWTSQVLPQTSRTNGSLISTEDMESFDKEKDTEWTDSSEHFIIHESSV; encoded by the exons ATGTGTAACGTGTTCGGTTGCAGAGCTGTAGTAATGGCGGGTAGTGTGATGGCGGCGGCTGGTCTCCTGTCCAGCATGTTCGTCACCACTCTACCTGTCATGTACCTGACGGCTGGCGTCATCACAG GTGTTGGGTTCTCCTTCATGTATACGCCATGTATTATCATGGTGGGCAGATACTTCAAGAGAAGAAGAGCACTTGCGAACGGACTAGGCCTATCAGGCTCCGGGGTCGGAACTTTCGCCTTCCCACCAGTGTTTCAGTTACTTATAGACTCATTCGGCTGGCGGGGTTCCCTTTTTATCGTAGCAGGGGTCACCTTACAAGGCTGCATCTTTGGTGCCCTGCTAAGACCGATATATCTAAAGGATGAcgttgaaaaaaggaaaattgttaTTTCAAATGGCAGACAGATTCCGTCAAGATGTCATCGGCCGTGCCTGTCTCTATGTAGACTCCTGGACCTCTCGCTTTTCAAGAACCCGAActttgttgttattattgtttCAAGCATGctcgtgatttttggtaattTCATCCTCTTTGTTCACCTCGTTGCCCATGCGAGAAATGTTGGAACTGCAGCGCAGGAAGCCGCTTTTCTTGTCTCAGTTGTGGGTATCGGTGAGATGGTGTCCAGGATAGCGTACGGCTGGCTCTCGGACACGGGTCTGTTCCCTCGGCTCCGTGGGTACATAGTCTGCGACCTCGGCCTCGGCCTGTGTCTGTTCTTCTTACCATTTGCACAGACGTACCCTTCCATGGTGGTATGTAGCCTCGCTATAGGCCTGTTTGGTGGCTCCTGTGCCAGCCAAACAGCGGTATTTCTGGCAGAGTTCTGCGGAGTTACCAGACTGGCCAGTGCTGTGGGGATAGCCTACGGGATACAGGGGTTCGCCATCTTGTTCGGCCCGCCTATTGCAG GTCGTTTATATGACGTCACCGGAAATTACACGGTCTCCTTCTATGTTGCCGGAAGTGTCGTCATGATCAGCGTTCTGATGGTGACGTCACTAGAAGTACATCGCACGTGGACTTCACAAGTCTTACCACAGACCTCTAGAACCAACGGATCTCTTATATCTACTGAAGATatggaaagttttgacaaaGAGAAAGATACGGAATGGACTGACTCTAGCGAGCATTTCATCATCCATGAAAGTAGTGTGTAA